AAGGGTGTGGCGCAATGGGCGGTGGATGCCGGGTTGGCGGAGCGACTCTGGGCGGTTTCGGAGCAATGGACTGGGCTCACGGTGGCATGAATCGAGTCAAAGGCCAAAAGCCCCTCACCCTGGCCCTCTCCCGGAGGGAGAGGGGACTGACCGAGGTGTTCAGTAGAGATACGCCGACCTGAAATACCGAGCCGAACGCAGGATTTGAACAGCCCCCAAATCGGCTCCCTCTCCCTCGGGAGAGGGCTGGGGTGAGGGGCTGCCGCGCCGCCGTAACCCAGTCGTACCCAAACACAACATTTCGCCTGCGCACCGCCATCGCGCTTCAGCCCGGTCGGATCAATCCCCCAGCTTCGCCCAGAATTCCTCCGCCGAATGACTGATCGGAGCCGTCGGGCGAGTCAGATGAATTTCCAATGGAATGTCCCAGCTTTCATCCAGTGCCCTGACCAGACGCCCATCGGCCATTTCCTGTTCTGTCAGGCTTTTCGGCAGCCAGGCGACGCCTTTGCTTTCCAGCGCCATCGACATCAGCACCGCCGCCAGATGGCTGCTGAACAGCGGTTTCAAGTGCAGATAATCGGCTTTGCCGTGCAGCCTGTGGGCGACAATTCGGCCCAGGCCGGATTCGTGGGTGTAGGCTAGATAGGGCAGGGTTTCGGGCGAAGTGCCGAATTGCGCCGAAGCGCTCGCCAGCGGGATGAGTACATCCTCGCCGACCTTCTTGCCAATGAATTGATCAGGCGCCAGCAACGGCGGTACGTCGGGGTGGCGATGGCATAGCAGGAACTGCACCTGGCCCAGAATCAGCATCTGTTCGCACACGGCCATGCTGTCGGAATGCAGGCGAACCGCATCGATCGGCGCACCCCTTTCGGCACTGCGCAACCAGCGCGGGAAGAAGGTGAATGACAGCGAATGAGTGGCCGCAAACTGCAAGGTTTTCGCGGCCATGCCCGCCACTTCCTGAGCTTCGGAACGCATGCGGTACAGGCGTCTGGCCGCTTCCTGAGCACTGGGCAAAATCTGCCTGCCGGCCTCGGTCAACGTCGCGCCTTGCGGGGTGCGCACGAACAATTCCACGCCCATCCAGTTCTCCAGCGAACGCACTCGGCGACTGAACGCCGGCTGCGTCACATGGCGCGCTTCAGCGGCCCGGACAAAGCTGCCGTACTCGGCCAGCGCTGAAAAATCCTCAAGCCAAACCAGTTCCAAGGGCAATGCCTCCTGTGCATAGGGCGCGGCATTAATAGCATTGGGCGGGTGTCGTCGCAAAGCATAACGTTGGGCCACCACAACAAGAGGAACCCGTCATGCGTATCGTCGATATCCGTGAAAAAACCGTTTCCATCGCTTCCCCGATCGCCAATGCCTACATCGACTTTTCGAAGATGACCTGCTCGGTCGCCGCGGTCATTACCGACGTGATCCGTGACGGCAAACCGGTCATCGGTTACGGCTTCAACTCCAATGGTCGCTACGGTCAGGGCGCGTTGATGCGCGATCGTTTTCTGGCGCGGATCACCGAAGCCGACCCGGAAACCCTGATCGATCACGAAAACAATAACCTCGATCCGTTCGCCATCTGGAAAACCCTGATGACCAACGAAAAACCCGGCGGGCATGGCGAGCGTTCGGTAGCGGTCGGCACCATCGACATGGCGGTGTGGGACGCGGTGGCGAAGATCGAAGGCAAGCCGCTGTATCGCCTGCTTGCCGATCGTTATCGCGATGGCGTGGCCGATGACAAGGTCTGGGTGTATGCGGCGGGTGGCTATTACTACCCGGGCAAGGACCAGAGCAAACTCAAGGCTGAAATGCAGGGCTATCTGGATCGTGGCTACGACGTGGTCAAAATGAAGATCGGCGCGGTGCCGCTGGACGAAGATATTCGCCGCATCGAAGCGGTGCTCGAAGTGGTGGGTGACGGCCAGCGACTGGCGGTCGACGCCAACGGCCGCTTCGATCTGCAGACCGGTATCGCGTACGCCGAAGCGATCAAGAAGTACAACCTGTTCTGGTATGAAGAGGTCGGCGACCCGCTGGATTACGCGCTTCAGGCCGAGCTGGCCAATCACTACGAACTGCCGATGGCCACCGGCGAAAACCTGTTCTCTCATCAGGACGCCCGCAACCTGTTGCGCCACGGCGGCATGCGCCCTGACCGCGACTACCTGCAATTCGACTGCGCGCTGTCCTACGGGCTCGTCGAGTACATGCGCACCTTGAAAGTGATGGAAGAGCTGGGTTGGTCTTCGCGTCGCGTGGTGCCGCATGGCGGTCACCAGATGTCGCTGAACATCGCTGCCGGCCTGCACCTGGGCGGCAACGAATCGTACCCGGACGTGTTCCAGCCATTCGGCGGGTTTGCCGATGGCATCCGTGTGGAAAACGGCTATGTCGGGCTGCCGGATATCCCGGGGGTCGGCTTCGAAGCCAAATCTGCGCTGTATGCCGTCATGCGTGAACTGGGCGAGCGCTGATTCAGTTTCATCTGCGGCCTCGTTTGCCGAGGCCGCACTTTCAGGCGTCATCCTGGGCGCCAAAGCCACATGCCCACCACAACAATAAAATGAGGTGCTTCCGTGGAAACTTCAAAATCGCGCTGGTACAGCCAGCTCTATGTGCAGGTGCTGATCGGCATCGTCATCGGCGCTGCCATCGGATACTTCGTGCCGGACATCGGCGCCAAGCTGCAGCCGTTTGCCGACGGTTTCATCAAGCTGATCAAGATGCTCCTGGCGCCGATCATTTTCGGCACGGTGGTGGTCGGTATCGCCAAGATGGGCAGTATCAAGGAGGTCGGTCGCATCGGTGTGAAAGCGCTGATCTACTTCGAAATCCTCTCGACCATTGCTCTGGTCGTCGGCTTGATCGTGGTCAACGTCGTCAAGCCCGGCGCCGGCATGAACATCAACGCCGGCACCCTCGATGGCAGCGCCATCAACAAGTACAGCCAGGCGGCGAGCGAGCAGGGCGGTACTGTCGATTTCTTCCTCAATATCATTCCGCAGACCTTCCTTGGCGCCTTCTCCAACGGCGTCATGCTGCAGGTGATTCTGTTGTCGGTGCTGATGGGCGTCGCCTTGGTGCAAATGGGCGAAACCAGCAAGCCGCTGATCAACACCATCGATCTGTTCCTGCAAGGCCTGTTCAAGATCGTGGCGATGGTCATGCGCCTGGCGCCGCTCGGTGCCGGTGCCGGTATGGCGTTCACCATCGGCAAATATGGGATCGGCACGTTGCTGTCGCTGGGGCAGTTGCTGGTCGCGCTGTACATCACGACGTTGATTTTCATTGTTGTGGTGCTGGGTGCGGTGGCGCGATGGTCGGGCATGCCGCTGATGCAGTTTTTGCGCTACTTCAAGGATGAAATCCTGATCACCCTGGGCACCTGCTCGACCGAAGCGGTGCTGCCGCGAATGATGATCAAACTGGAAAAGCTCGGCTGCAAGAAATCCGTGGTCGGCATGGTCCTGCCGACGGGTTACACCTTCAACGCAGACGGCACCTGCATCTACCTGACGATGGCGGCGATTTTCATTGCCCAGGCGACCAACACGCCGCTGACCTTCATGGATCAGATGATTCTGCTCGGCGTATTTCTACTCACGTCCAAGGGCTCGGCCGGTGTGGCGGGAGCAGGGTTTGTGACACTCGCGGCCACCCTCACCACCATTCACTCGATACCTCTGGTGGGCCTGGTGTTGCTGTTGGGCATCGATCGCTTCCTCAACGAGGCGCGAGCCGTGACCAACCTGATCGGTAACGGCATCGGCACCATCGCCATCGCCAAATGGGACAAGTCGTTCGACGTCGAAGCGTGCGAGCGGGAAATCGCCGCCATGAAGCAGGACAAGGCAGCGCGCAAGTCGCTGCTGGCGCACAAGTAATCTGCCAACGTGGCGGTCTTCCTCTGTTGGCGATCCGGCTTGCTGACAGAGGTTCTAATCGGATACCGGACGGGCTGCCTCGGTTGACACTCCTTTCGTTCTCATGAAATATATAGTGCACTATACAATAGCGAACTATGAAATGAGCTCGAACCGAAATCACGTGGGAACGCAGCTGTCGTTTTCACTCTATGCCGCAGCAAACCGGGTCGTGCGATTGCACAAGCCGTATCTGGAACCGCTGGGCATAACCTTTCCGCAATATCTGGTGATCCTCCAACTTCTGGATGGCGCGCCACTGTCGGTGGGCGAACTCGGTACTTACCTGGCCATGGATGCGGGAACCATCACGCCGCTGCTCAAACGGCTGGAAAGCGCCGGGCTGGTCACGCGCAAGCGCGATCCGGCAGATGAGCGCCGCGTGCTGATCGACCTGACGCCCGAAAGCCGGGCCATGGAAAACGACATCAGAGCCATCACCGGCAAAATCAAGACGGCCTGCCAGCTTGATGAGCAGGGGATTGAGGCGCTTCGTCTGACGCTGGATGCGCTTGCCCATCCGGCGGCCGACTGAGCCATGACTGAAGACAAACGCGCGCTCAACCGGGCGATAACACACGTACCAGAGAGGGTATTGAAATGAACATCGGAATCATCGGCGCCGGCCACATCGGCGCGACGCTGGCGCGCAAGCTGGCTGCGTGCGGTCATCAGGTCAAACTGGCCAATTCGAAAGACCCGCAAAGCATTCAGGCGCTCGCTGAAGAAGTCGGTGCCAGGGCTGTCACCAAAGAGCAGGCGGTGTCCGACGTCGACGTGATCATCCTGTCGATCCCTTTCGCCCGATACCCTGATCTGAAGCAGACGCTGAGCCAGGTTCCCGAGCAAGTCGTGGTCATCGACACCTCCAATTACTATCCGCAGCGTGACGGGGCGATCAAGGCAGTGGACGAGGGCAAACCTGAGAGCGTCTGGGTCAGCGAGCAGATCGGCCGCCCGCTGATCAAAGCGTGGAATGCCGTACTCGCCGCTACGCTGGCCGATCAAGGTCAACCTGCCGAATCCGCAACTCGCATCGCCTTGCCAGTCGCCGGCGATGATGTGCGTGCCGAGGCGATCGCGCAGGATCTGGTCGAAGAAACCGGATTCACCGCGCTCGCTGCGGGCAGCCTTCAGGACTCATGGCGTCAACAACCCGGGACCCCGGCTTACTGCACCGAACTGACTTTGCCGGAACTGAAACAGGCGCTCGAAGCTGCGGACAAGGCCCGCGCGCCGCTGAACCGTGATGCCTTGATGGCCCGATTCATGGCGCCCGACACTGAGTTCACCCGCGAGCAGATGGTTGCGATCAATCGGGAAATGACTGCCTGATTAGCGAGCCGACACGTTCAGGTCTGAAGTCGATGAATTTCAACAACCAGCCCCTCCGAAACATCCGGGGCACGAAAGTAGCTGGTGATCAGATCGAATTCGGCGTCGGTCGCCGCGAACTCATGCTCGGCGCGTGCATTGCGCTGATGCAGTCGGCGCCGGCAGGTGTCATCGTCGACTTCGAGGTAGTGCAGCCGATGAGCAACCTGCGCCGCGTCTGCGAGGCCGCGCAGCCATTGACGATCGGTCGGGGTATTGGCGGGGAAATCCAGCACCACGGCAACTCCCGCAGCGAGCATGTCCGTTACCAGCGGGCCGAGAACCTGACGGATCTGCTTCGCATGGCGGACGTAGTCGGCAACCGAATTGATCTGCTCAGGGTAAAGCCTGGCCAGCCAGTGATCTTCGCTCAGCAGAATGGCTGAGTGTTCAGCCTGTAACGATCGGGCCAGCGTGGATTTTCCAGCAGCGATTTTGCCGCACAAGAGATGGAGCACAGGTGTTGGCATCGGACAGTTCCTTCTTCCGAATTGGGGTGTTTCAACTTCGATGGTTTTAACCCGGAAAAGCACGCTTAAGCCAGTCGCAAGCGACGGTTATTTGTGGTTGCTGTGAAAAAGTGAGGCCTGTGATCAGGCCTCATTTGCGTTTTACGAACTCACCTGCAACGT
This genomic interval from Pseudomonas koreensis contains the following:
- a CDS encoding LysR family transcriptional regulator, giving the protein MELVWLEDFSALAEYGSFVRAAEARHVTQPAFSRRVRSLENWMGVELFVRTPQGATLTEAGRQILPSAQEAARRLYRMRSEAQEVAGMAAKTLQFAATHSLSFTFFPRWLRSAERGAPIDAVRLHSDSMAVCEQMLILGQVQFLLCHRHPDVPPLLAPDQFIGKKVGEDVLIPLASASAQFGTSPETLPYLAYTHESGLGRIVAHRLHGKADYLHLKPLFSSHLAAVLMSMALESKGVAWLPKSLTEQEMADGRLVRALDESWDIPLEIHLTRPTAPISHSAEEFWAKLGD
- a CDS encoding mandelate racemase/muconate lactonizing enzyme family protein, with protein sequence MRIVDIREKTVSIASPIANAYIDFSKMTCSVAAVITDVIRDGKPVIGYGFNSNGRYGQGALMRDRFLARITEADPETLIDHENNNLDPFAIWKTLMTNEKPGGHGERSVAVGTIDMAVWDAVAKIEGKPLYRLLADRYRDGVADDKVWVYAAGGYYYPGKDQSKLKAEMQGYLDRGYDVVKMKIGAVPLDEDIRRIEAVLEVVGDGQRLAVDANGRFDLQTGIAYAEAIKKYNLFWYEEVGDPLDYALQAELANHYELPMATGENLFSHQDARNLLRHGGMRPDRDYLQFDCALSYGLVEYMRTLKVMEELGWSSRRVVPHGGHQMSLNIAAGLHLGGNESYPDVFQPFGGFADGIRVENGYVGLPDIPGVGFEAKSALYAVMRELGER
- the dctA gene encoding C4-dicarboxylate transporter DctA, which codes for METSKSRWYSQLYVQVLIGIVIGAAIGYFVPDIGAKLQPFADGFIKLIKMLLAPIIFGTVVVGIAKMGSIKEVGRIGVKALIYFEILSTIALVVGLIVVNVVKPGAGMNINAGTLDGSAINKYSQAASEQGGTVDFFLNIIPQTFLGAFSNGVMLQVILLSVLMGVALVQMGETSKPLINTIDLFLQGLFKIVAMVMRLAPLGAGAGMAFTIGKYGIGTLLSLGQLLVALYITTLIFIVVVLGAVARWSGMPLMQFLRYFKDEILITLGTCSTEAVLPRMMIKLEKLGCKKSVVGMVLPTGYTFNADGTCIYLTMAAIFIAQATNTPLTFMDQMILLGVFLLTSKGSAGVAGAGFVTLAATLTTIHSIPLVGLVLLLGIDRFLNEARAVTNLIGNGIGTIAIAKWDKSFDVEACEREIAAMKQDKAARKSLLAHK
- a CDS encoding MarR family winged helix-turn-helix transcriptional regulator; translated protein: MSSNRNHVGTQLSFSLYAAANRVVRLHKPYLEPLGITFPQYLVILQLLDGAPLSVGELGTYLAMDAGTITPLLKRLESAGLVTRKRDPADERRVLIDLTPESRAMENDIRAITGKIKTACQLDEQGIEALRLTLDALAHPAAD
- a CDS encoding AAA family ATPase, whose protein sequence is MPTPVLHLLCGKIAAGKSTLARSLQAEHSAILLSEDHWLARLYPEQINSVADYVRHAKQIRQVLGPLVTDMLAAGVAVVLDFPANTPTDRQWLRGLADAAQVAHRLHYLEVDDDTCRRRLHQRNARAEHEFAATDAEFDLITSYFRAPDVSEGLVVEIHRLQT